A single window of Salvia splendens isolate huo1 chromosome 8, SspV2, whole genome shotgun sequence DNA harbors:
- the LOC121744970 gene encoding casein kinase 1-like protein 2 isoform X3, with translation MDLLGSSLEDLFTFCSRKLSLKTVLMLADQMLNRLEFVHSKSFLHRDLKPDNFLMGLGRRANQVYAIDFGLAKKYRDSNHQHIPYRENKNLTGTARFASINTHLGIEQSRRDDLESLGYVVMYFLRGSLPWQGLQAGNKKQKYDRISEKKVQTSIESLCRGYPTEFASYFHYCRSLRFEDKPDYSYLKRLFRDLFIREGFQFDYVFDWTILKYQQSQLANPPSRTLGAAGTSSMVLHGNYDRDSGLDEGKPPLRGRNVINSANLNLSKMKDPVASDNAVPKEKVRTSKQPAVSSNRDPENSQNNGDPSRTVNGDSAAQKSPPATSHNPSNTNPSNYALKGMERMNIGND, from the exons TGTTTACCTTTTGTAGTAGGAAGTTGTCGTTAAAGACTGTTCTCATGCTTGCTGATCAGATG CTTAATCGACTTGAGTTTGTTCACTCTAAGTCTTTTCTGCATCGAGATCTGAAGCCTGACAACTTTCTCATGGGCTTGGGAAGGCGTGCAAATCAG GTTTATGCCATTGACTTTGGGCTTGCCAAGAAATATAGAGATTCTAACCATCAGCATATTCCATATAG AGAAAACAAGAATTTGACGGGGACAGCCAGATTCGCAAGCATAAATACACATCTTGGCATCG AACAAAGCCGGAGGGATGACCTAGAATCACTCGGTTACGTTGTCATGTACTTCTTAAGAGGAAG CCTTCCCTGGCAGGGACTGCAAGCTggaaacaagaaacaaaagTATGATAGAATTAGTGAGAAAAAAGTTCAAACATCAATAGAG TCTTTATGCCGTGGCTATCCAACCGAATTTGCCTCTTATTTCCATTATTGCCGCTCACTAAGATTTGAAGACAAACCTGATTATAGTTATTTAAAAAGACTTTTCCGTGACCTTTTTATTCGTGAAG GTTTTCAATTTGACTACGTATTTGATTGGACTATTTTGAAGTATCAGCAGTCACAGCTTGCTAATCCTCCATCTCGTACCCTA GGTGCTGCTGGAACAAGTTCAATGGTGCTACATGGTAACTACGACCGAGACTCAG GTTTGGATGAAGGCAAGCCGCCTCTTCGTGGGAGAAATGTTATAAATTCTGCAAATTTGAATTTGTCTAAAATGAAAGATCCAGTTGCAAGTGATAATGCTGTACCAAAGGAG AAAGTCAGAACATCAAAGCAACCTGCAGTTTCTAGTAATCGGGATCCAGAGAATTCTCAGAATAATGGTGATCCTTCACGCACAGTCAATGGAGATAGTGCTGCACAAAAAAGTCCGCCTGCAACGTCACACAACCCCTCCAACACAAACCCTAGCAACTACGCCCTCAAGGGAATGGAGAGAATGAATATTGGCAATGACTAG